From a region of the Deltaproteobacteria bacterium genome:
- a CDS encoding type II toxin-antitoxin system YafQ family toxin — translation MRTIERSSAFKRDYKREAKGKQRPTLDDDLQTVLKKLLTDQPLAQFYHDHNLSGNWNEYRECHIYPDLLLIYRKSNDNTLYLARLGSHSELFG, via the coding sequence ATGAGAACGATTGAGAGATCGTCAGCCTTCAAACGAGATTACAAAAGAGAAGCAAAAGGTAAGCAACGCCCTACGCTTGATGACGACTTACAAACAGTTTTAAAAAAACTATTAACTGACCAGCCGCTTGCTCAATTTTATCATGACCACAATTTGAGTGGCAATTGGAATGAGTATCGAGAATGTCATATCTATCCAGATCTCTTGCTAATTTATCGTAAGTCAAACGACAATACTCTTTACCTGGCGCGACTCGGCTCACATAGTGAACTATTCGGCTAA
- a CDS encoding type II toxin-antitoxin system RelB/DinJ family antitoxin, translating into MYLMQATTMIHVRINEKTKARATKALAAMGLSVSDAVRVMLTRVASEKALPFELRVPNTTTRTAIAELDSGKGKKFSNVDELMKDLHEND; encoded by the coding sequence ATGTATCTCATGCAAGCAACAACTATGATCCATGTTCGTATTAATGAAAAAACCAAAGCCCGTGCAACCAAGGCACTCGCCGCAATGGGCCTTTCTGTTTCTGATGCTGTGCGGGTAATGCTTACACGTGTTGCATCTGAAAAAGCATTACCCTTTGAGTTGCGAGTACCAAATACTACGACACGTACTGCCATAGCCGAGCTTGATAGTGGTAAAGGTAAAAAGTTTTCTAATGTAGACGAATTAATGAAGGATCTTCATGAGAACGATTGA